The sequence ACCTGTCAGTTCCCACAGACCTCCAGTCAGTGTGTCCAGCTGCCCTGTGCTCCGTTTACACACCATTAGCCAGAGTTTAACAGCCGGGGTGAAAGCGCTCAGACCAACTCGGTGTTTACTCTTCAGCTCAGCTAGTTGCAGCCTTTTGCCCGAAAATGGGGAACGTTTTCTGCAGCCACAATAGGCGattaaacatgcaaatgtcTGACCTCGGTTCGAATCACTGCCAAACAAGGAGAGGAGTGCAAACAAAACTTATGATATTGGAGCCAGAGCTGAAACAAATAGTCCCCTAATCAGTTTgtcaactgacagaaaattaattttgatAATCTATTAACTGTTTAAACCATTTACTCATCAACAAGACCAAATATTTGCTGGAGGCAGCCTCTCTAGCCTGAGGATATGCTGCTTTTCCCTGTTTCtcatcattttaaactgaatatctttgtgtttttggactgttggtctgACAAGTAattttaaagcactttggaCTCTAGGAAATAATAAAGACATCTATGCACTGTTCTGTCATTTTATAGACTTTCAGATTAGTTAATTGATTAACTGACAATATGATTTGATGGTGTTTCTCATAAGAAAAAATATCTTATTTAATTGCAGCACATTTACAGTAACATTTTGTACGTTATGAAGTTGAATTTAAGCATTTCCAATTTCCATTAATTAGACTTTAACAGGAAATAATTGGTGGATTTATCATTTTCTCGTCTTCAAGTAATTCACGCCTGTTAAACTTGACAATTATGACAGTAACAAAGTAACATTTTCTTAGAGAAAAACTCCATCTGCATGTTGGCCAACTGGACAGTGTTTGACTCCAGAGTGACCGCTGACCTCGGGGTCACAAGTTAAGCTGAGCGCTCGTCCCTGAGGCCTGTGGTCAGTGGACGGAGAGCAGAGGTCAGCTCTGTGTCCACACGGCCATCACAGGGCTCGGGGGCAAACGCTTCTGGGCTTATTGAGCACAAACAAAGAGACAGCAGCTCTACTCTTAACTTCAGCTCCgttgtgtttttacatgctGTGAAATAACTTGCAGTTTAACGGTGTGCTCCTAATCTACATTATAGTATTAATTGTATACAGTTTATAGTAATTGGCCTAGTATGAGCTGTCATGATGCTGCATCTTACCTGAACAGTACACTGCTTTTGCAGGTAGGTAAAAAATGACCATTTTAAACCAACAGAAAATTATACAGTATACGCCAGTGCATGTCAAACTGACTGAGGATTATTTCCAAggatttaattgttttttttgtttgtttttttcttgtatatatgtatttatttatttatttgtttgttttattctttccaGTTCTGAGcagctctttcattttctttgtgcacTGCATCGTGGAACACTCGAGTCCATCAACAGCACACTCAAAAATCAGGTGTTTTATAATAGCTGCCgactgtgtttgtgcatgcttACTCTTATCATTTTTTTCAGCGTAAACACAGTACCGCTCATTACATGCTCAGATGTAGTAAATAGTGTAGGAGCCACTCAGAAATTCAGTGTTGGTTTACTCTAAAATGTTTCCTGCTCTTAGTATGTGTGCTGATGCTGAGTGAAAAGATTCATGAAGTGTGTTATTAAGaaatcatttattaaataaataacatacTATATATTCACAAGCAAACCAAAATAACTTACAAAAGAGGTATCAGATAAGATAAGTAGAACACTCTTCACAGTACACAATCAATTCATAATCTTTGGCCATATGACATGCGCATTTTACAAAAACTCAAAAgaaatcacattaaaataagAAGATATTTGTGTGGTGTAGCATGTGATTACTGAGAGAGGATTGTCAGTTTTGTCAAAATTCCTCTGCCCAAGTATCTCAAGTCGGTAAAGGACAAATACTGAACATTGTTAAGTAAACAGGAAGTCTTTCTCACAACAGATTCTTCATATAACCTtcacagatgaaaataaaggtCAGATTTAGTCTTTTCaggaaaaaacagcatgttaatttcaagaaggaaagaaaaagtgcCCTTGGCTATTTTGAGACGATTGCAGTCTTGAGAATTGGCTGAGCCATTATCTATTCAAATGCTTTGCTGAATCTATCACTGAGAAATGAGAAATTCCTTAATCCCCTCCATTTTCCTCATCGGCAAAAAACACCCTCTCATTGCAAAACTAAATTAGTTCCAGGTGGCCGCCAACAAGGAATATTAACATGAAGACACGAGGGGAATATTGTACATCCAGGTTTTAAACATCCAtgcaaaatacaaattaattttcacCCGCAAATCATATTTCAACACTGATCAGCGTGGAGGCTGCGGTCACATGTTCGGCCACGTTTGGAGTCCACGAATATCACACAATGTTGCAGCTTCTGCATTGAAACACGAGTCACACACGCGTGACGAATGCAGAAACGAAAAAGGAGTCTTGGCGAAGGACAAGATCAGTTTTTAAACCCAGGAAAAGGGTCAGAAAGTCCACTGGACAGTTTCCTTCTTTTGTACTTTGTGGCTGCGGCTCTACCAGGCCTCTGAGCTGTCACAGCTGGATCCAGGCGATGGGACGTCTGTGTCACTGGTCAGGGCCCAGGGGTGCGGAGGGGAGTGCAGTTGCTCCATGTTTCCTCTGAGGAAGGTGAGCAGAGCGGCAGGCGAGTGGCTGGCCGGCTGACCGCTCTGACTCTCCAGCAGCTGCACCAGGAAGTTGATGTAGCGCATTGCCAGACGCAGGATTTCGTTCTTGCTCAGCTTCTTCTCAGGAGGATGGGTGGGGATGAGCTTACGGAGCTCGGCGAAGGCCGTGTTGACGTTGTGCTGGCGCCAACGCTCCCTCGTGTTGGTGAACACCTTCCTGGTCATGGTGCCGAGCTGAGCTGCAACGATTAGTGGAATAATCGATTAGCTGATTTACATGAAGTTAATCAGCAGCTATTTTGTTAATCAAataatcgttttttttttttttttttaagcaaaatgccaaatatgCTGatgttccagcttcttaaatgtgaagattttaTGCTTGTCTTCATCATGCatgattgtaaactgaatatctttgagtaTTTGACTCTTTATTGGACTATCTGAAGACGTCACCTTTggaatttttcacattttttggaCAAAACGATGAAACTATAATAtgaaatgaagatgaatgaaaataatcctgCTGCTGATTTGACTGACTGGAAGGAGAAAATGGACTTAATGTATGTCAGGAGGGAAACTGACAACCTTacagtagtttttcttttcccaaaTCTTATAGATATTGATGGAAATTATTTATCAAATCCTATGAGATCATTTATCAgaatttaatttgttgtttGCTGCTTTGTTCTGCAAAGTACAACCCTCATATTTTATACTGAAGAGGTTTTCTGGCTCATACCAGGCGTTCACCCCCTACAGTATTTGGAGTTTATAAGCAATAGATAAACTTTCAACAAATGGTTTATGAGACACTATAATGTAGTTGTGGCAAGATATTTTTCAACAGCTCCTCCTGTGGTGCCTCATAAGTGGtgtaataatacaaaatgtattttcatatgAGGTTATAACTGTTGACAAATACTGCATTTAACACTTAATAATGTATAATACAACTACATTACAATGTATTATGAaccatttattaaatatttataaagagCCGTTAAATGCTAAATTAAAGTGATACCAGATTTGTCTTTAAGATGCTCTGTggttaaataaagacaaacttaAAACATCGTCTATACACAGATAATTTGATCTTCCACTTAATGCAAGATCTGTATAAATGCACATAATTTATTTACCATTACACTATACCTGCAAGAAAAGAGTACATGATATCTCCTCgtattaaataattatttgcTTGATCAGGGTGGAAACGCACAGCCTCAAGGGGGGAGAAAAATCCGTCAATATTCCACCAAAATCTCACCTGTATGTGTGAAGAAATGTGCAGAAGATCTCAGTTGCAGAGTTGTTCTCCACAGGTCATCAGAGTGTCCAGGAGCCCGGCGTGAACGTCCACTCAGTTACGTCTCCTCATGCTTGCTGAGAGATCCTTATGGGcgagaggacaggagagaatgaaagagagagagagagagtatgagggagggagggatggggaacagagagagagtagGGGTGAGACTGCTGCATGCTCGCATCCCACATTTTATAGCAGGGTGAACCCTATTGTGTGACGTGTGCTGTCGTGGAGCctctgtgtcattgtgtgtggtTGGTGTTAACTGAGGGGTGATTGTTAAAAcacacccctcctcccctccatcacTTAGAGCCAGTGGATGTGGCTTTATGATCACATTGTCCATAAGTCATCACTTTTTCCATAGGTGCTCCTGTGCAATATTTAAAGGGATTCTGGGTCTTTTTTTGCGTGACTCAACAGCCTTTTAAGTGACtatttgtgctgcttttatgaTTCATTGCTCATTTAATCCTTGAAGGTTTGCACTAAAGGTGACAAATAAATTCCCATTGATGTGAAACTGAGACGTTCATCTCTCTGATCCTTCTCTTACTGCTGTGGACACTTGttcctttctgtttctctgacaTTAGGCATGGACAACCCACCATCCCCTCCGCTGTGGAAAAGACCTTGATATCACTGGCTGCTCTGCTATTGAATTCAGCCTGATTGGGCCACAAAAGGTAAAAATACCATATCCAGATTGACAGTGGAACAATATGGGTTTTGTTATGACTATGGTAATCTTGTTGAGCCATTCCAAGGGGCCACACATAAATTACAGAGGAAACAGGGAGAGCACGCCGTCCTGACTCACCTCTATCCAACCACTCCCACTCCCCTTCTCTGCCTCCCACTTTCAACCTCccttcagataaaaaaaaaaaaaaaaaaacaagtctagTTTAACCAATTGTCACTGTTCTTTTTACACCCTTCAAGTGTTGTTTCAAAGACGCAGCCTTCCATAAAAGTCTCTGTGTGGAGTAGGAATTTACATAATCCGATTAGGGGCTGGGATTAGCCCCGGGCCTGGAGAACAGGCCCGATGGGGGCCGTTTTCTGAATCGGCCATTCATGGGCCCTGCTGCACGTCCAAGAGGCTGCACCTGCAGGACGAGCATCGCTGCTCTCTGGCTCCAACCGGCCTCCACTGCAGGCTGAGGGTCTGCAGACGCACTGTTGGATGCTTTGGCCAGTCTGTTGACTTATAGCGCATCTACAAAGGTCAGGTGGAGATTATACCTGACTAATTGTAATTTATCCACCATTCAGGTTGGGGCTGAAGGCAGAATAAGCGTGTCAAGTTATGAGGCTTCTTGCAGAATTAGTTATGTTGACTTAGGTGTATCATTTTGCACACCTAAGCcaagtgtgagagtgtgtgtatgacaaAATGAGATGAGTCACAAAGCCGGTCTCATGAGGCCCAGTCTGACAGCAAGGAGCTTAAATGACTGAAGTTActgctgtatttttatttcattaatgcAGTATATTAGACTGATATCTGCAGACAGTACTGAACTGACCCTGCAGCTTCACTTTAGAGCTACAACAACTAGTCGAATAATTGATTAGTTTATCAACAGTaaattaattggcaactatttCGATTAATTGAAGCgaaaataccaaatatttcttgttttcagcttctcaaatgtgaagatttgctgc comes from Pempheris klunzingeri isolate RE-2024b chromosome 7, fPemKlu1.hap1, whole genome shotgun sequence and encodes:
- the tal2 gene encoding T-cell acute lymphocytic leukemia protein 2, translating into MTRKVFTNTRERWRQHNVNTAFAELRKLIPTHPPEKKLSKNEILRLAMRYINFLVQLLESQSGQPASHSPAALLTFLRGNMEQLHSPPHPWALTSDTDVPSPGSSCDSSEAW